A single Crateriforma conspicua DNA region contains:
- a CDS encoding glycoside hydrolase family 27 protein yields MNRRLQNASLSLSILVLMGSVVSFAQDPVAQRPPMGWNSFDAYDSTINEQQFRDTVDFMAEHLKPHGWQYAVVDYIWFNPHPGDHNNPQRRFGQSDLRLDPDGRPVDRLTLDEFGRPQPAVNRFPSSAAGAGFKPLADYVHSKGLKFGIHIMRGIPRQAYYDDLPIQGSEQTASAIAEPWDVCPWNNNMLGVDATKPGAQAYYDSLFRQYAQWGVDFVKADDVIHYPYHAAEIEMMRTAIDRCGRPMVLSLSPGDAPLSQAKHLVANANMWRVSGDLWDEWPSIKRNFQLLEAWSPFIGPGHWPDADMLPIGHLSLGGRPHGPDRMSMLTDDEQVTMMNLWCIAKSPLMIGADLLTSPPETMALLQNRAVLAVNQTSQQNQQVYRSDDAACWVAMDPKSKDRFVALFNLSDQIRDVAVRFEDIGLRGRFKTTDLWTGGTQQNVTGQINRRLRPHASAMLRLAPESDVVVQPVLLPPPAGPVAGPNASVSDSLNRRIKTRSYPSVFQAWNPIDMPSRYPTDTLEGRLIAAAKHDVIWEEPVSQLGYGVQLALGAIWDGQHAGLAEGFTAQSRKRALENRAKMLQKNPDMVFLMEVRWRDAPGSYLPEDSSFWKRNPDGTREAGWDGGPEPYYMLDYQNRKFQSNIARQCKACIESGVYDGIMLDWSGQIDIVRLVREAIGDDGVIIVNIHDDIEDGRRYGKLINGSFMECNPAGPGTGGASFRTTWAKLRDGLEFFERELRSPQLNCLEVWGDRGDLRRMRATTTLGLTLSNGSVLFADPNPLKTPDHLHDWYDFWDVPLGRPRGVGQEKPDGSVWRPFEGGVVVYNPWQNGTVDVQFDSPHRRVSDQSVATTFQLADADGEIFVPVESEVR; encoded by the coding sequence ATGAATCGTCGTCTGCAGAATGCCTCGTTGTCGTTATCGATTCTCGTTCTGATGGGATCGGTTGTCTCGTTCGCTCAAGATCCTGTTGCCCAACGCCCGCCGATGGGCTGGAACAGTTTTGATGCGTACGATTCGACCATCAATGAGCAACAGTTTCGCGATACTGTTGACTTCATGGCGGAACATCTGAAGCCGCATGGTTGGCAGTACGCGGTTGTCGACTACATCTGGTTCAATCCGCATCCGGGTGATCACAACAATCCACAGCGCCGTTTCGGGCAATCCGACTTGCGGCTGGATCCAGATGGACGCCCCGTCGATCGACTGACATTGGATGAATTCGGCAGACCCCAGCCCGCAGTGAATCGGTTCCCGTCGTCCGCGGCCGGTGCTGGATTCAAGCCGCTGGCAGACTATGTGCACTCCAAAGGATTGAAGTTTGGGATCCACATCATGCGTGGGATCCCCAGGCAGGCATACTACGACGATCTGCCGATTCAGGGTTCGGAGCAAACCGCAAGTGCGATCGCAGAACCTTGGGACGTGTGTCCGTGGAACAACAACATGTTGGGTGTGGATGCGACGAAGCCTGGTGCCCAAGCCTATTACGATTCGCTGTTCCGGCAGTACGCGCAGTGGGGTGTTGATTTCGTCAAAGCCGATGACGTGATTCACTATCCCTATCACGCCGCGGAGATCGAGATGATGCGTACAGCGATCGATCGCTGTGGACGTCCGATGGTTTTGAGCTTGTCGCCAGGTGACGCACCGTTGTCACAAGCCAAGCATTTGGTGGCCAACGCCAACATGTGGCGAGTGTCGGGGGACCTGTGGGACGAATGGCCATCGATCAAGCGGAATTTTCAATTGCTTGAAGCTTGGTCGCCGTTCATCGGACCCGGGCATTGGCCCGACGCCGACATGTTACCGATCGGACACCTTTCGCTTGGCGGTCGGCCGCACGGGCCCGATCGCATGTCGATGCTAACGGACGATGAACAAGTCACGATGATGAATCTGTGGTGCATCGCGAAATCGCCACTGATGATTGGTGCCGATCTGTTGACATCACCGCCTGAAACGATGGCGTTGCTGCAAAACCGTGCAGTGCTGGCCGTCAATCAAACCAGTCAGCAGAATCAGCAGGTTTATCGCAGTGATGATGCTGCCTGTTGGGTGGCGATGGATCCAAAATCAAAGGATCGATTTGTCGCTTTGTTCAATCTGTCGGATCAGATTCGCGACGTGGCTGTCCGGTTCGAAGACATCGGATTGCGCGGTCGTTTCAAGACGACTGATCTTTGGACCGGTGGCACGCAGCAGAACGTCACCGGTCAAATTAACCGACGCTTGCGTCCGCACGCATCGGCCATGCTTCGCTTGGCCCCAGAAAGTGACGTGGTGGTCCAACCTGTATTGTTACCGCCGCCTGCGGGACCGGTCGCCGGGCCGAACGCTTCGGTTTCCGATTCATTGAATCGTCGGATCAAGACTCGTTCCTATCCGTCGGTGTTCCAAGCCTGGAATCCGATTGATATGCCATCCCGGTATCCGACCGACACGTTGGAAGGGCGTCTAATTGCGGCCGCCAAGCACGATGTGATTTGGGAAGAACCGGTCAGTCAACTTGGTTATGGAGTCCAGCTTGCCTTGGGGGCAATTTGGGACGGGCAGCACGCCGGTTTGGCCGAAGGCTTTACGGCACAGTCTCGAAAGCGGGCGTTAGAAAATCGAGCCAAGATGCTACAGAAGAACCCGGACATGGTCTTTCTGATGGAAGTGCGATGGCGCGACGCTCCGGGCAGCTATCTCCCCGAAGACAGTAGTTTTTGGAAGCGAAATCCTGACGGGACGCGAGAGGCCGGTTGGGATGGCGGTCCAGAGCCCTATTACATGCTGGACTACCAGAATCGAAAGTTTCAATCCAATATCGCTCGACAATGCAAAGCCTGTATCGAATCCGGCGTGTATGACGGAATCATGTTGGATTGGAGCGGGCAAATCGACATTGTTCGATTGGTGCGTGAAGCAATCGGCGATGACGGCGTGATCATCGTCAATATTCATGATGATATCGAAGACGGGCGACGATACGGAAAGCTTATCAATGGTTCGTTCATGGAATGCAATCCCGCCGGACCGGGAACCGGAGGGGCGAGTTTCAGAACGACTTGGGCCAAGCTTCGGGATGGGCTGGAGTTTTTTGAACGTGAATTGCGTTCGCCTCAACTGAATTGCTTGGAGGTATGGGGGGACCGCGGCGATCTGCGACGAATGCGGGCGACCACAACGCTGGGGCTGACGTTGTCCAACGGCAGCGTTTTGTTTGCGGATCCGAATCCACTGAAGACGCCCGACCACCTTCACGATTGGTATGACTTCTGGGATGTGCCGCTGGGGCGTCCCCGCGGCGTCGGCCAGGAGAAGCCCGATGGATCGGTTTGGCGACCATTCGAAGGCGGCGTGGTGGTCTACAACCCTTGGCAAAACGGCACCGTCGACGTCCAGTTCGACTCGCCCCACCGTCGGGTCTCTGATCAATCCGTTGCGACCACGTTCCAGTTAGCGGATGCGGATGGTGAGATCTTTGTTCCGGTTGAATCGGAGGTTAGGTAG